TACTCGACCGAGAACACCCGCAATCTGTCGATGCAGGACAACTCAAACAACAACACGGTGGAAGGGAACTACTTCAGCAATTCGTTCTCGGCATCCATCCACCTCGCCTACGGTTCATCAGGCAACACCATCAAGGGAAACAAGATCACCACCAACCGCTCCCAGGGCGAAGGACTGGTGCAGGCCTACCAGAAAAGCCAGAACAACACCTTCGAGAACAATGTGATCGAGGTCAAAGAGCCAGCCCATCCCCACTGGATGTTCTACGTCGGCCCGGCCTCTGACAATAACGTCTTCCAGGGAAACATCCTCTCCGGGAAAGCCGACAGGGCCATTGTTGCGGTCGAGTCCATCTGGGACAAGGACTCCACAGTGTCAGGGAATGGCAACCAGCTCTCCAAGCATGCATATGCCGGAAGAGACATCACCCATCCAAAAACTAAGGTATCGGTGAAGTACGCTGGCGGCCGAGGTAATCTCACTGGTGTCAAGTTCGTCGACAATGTCATCCTCCCGACGGGGACGCCATTCTATGTGGGCGCCGAAGTGTCCAAAGGTGTGGCGTCGAACCCTCTGAAGAAGGGCGAAACTAGAAAGCCGGAGGAAAAACTGATAGGCAATATCACGGGCCTGAATATCTCGGGCAATCACCTCGCCGGGACGGGGTACTCCGAATACCCCAGCGGACTGGCTGAACACAAGGGTTCTCTTCCTGGCGTTGAGAGCGCTTCCATCAACTATGAAAGCAAGGAGATCGGCCAGCACCACTCCACGGTCACCGATCAGCAGGGTGGCAATGGGAATGATCGGTTCGTCTTCGATGCATCCGGGGACAAGGCCACCGACAGCGGCGGCACCGACACCCTGTACACCGCCATCGACACCACCATCCCGGCTGGGGTGGAGAACCTTCAGATGCTGGGCAGTGGCCCGCTGAAGGTGACGGGCAATGACGAGGCCAACGCGATTACCGGCAACTCCGCCGACAACACCCTGTCTGGGGAGGGCGGCGACGACATCCTCGCCGGCGGAGAGGGAGCAAACACCCTCACCGGGGGCGCTGGGAACGATACGTTCGTACTGGATGGGAGGGCGGACGGCAAAGCCGACACGCTCACCGACTTCGCCTCCGGCCAGGACAAGATCAAGCTGCCCGCGGCGACCTTCGGCTACCTGGGTGATGACGCCTTCACTACAGGCTCGGCCACCACCACGACCCGCATCTACCAGCAGGACGGCGCTCTGTTCTTCGATGCCGATGGCTCGGGAGGCCTGTACCAGCCTGTGGCCATCGCGAAGCTACCCGCTGGCGTCCAGGTCCAGGCCGGTGACCTGATCATGGAGAAGGAACCAGCCAAGTAATGTCAAGGCGGCCGGGCAGAGCACCACGCTCTGCCCGGCCGCCTTCGGCTCTCCGTGGGCTACCAGCGCCCCCGACGGGATTCGAACCCGTACTTGAGCGGGTTTAAGCCGCCTGCCTCTGCCAGTTGGGCTACGGGGGCCGGGACCTACAGCAGTTCCAAGGCTATTCCATCCAGGATGTCAGTTTCGCTGACTAGGATTTTTTGGGAGGGAATTCTCGCGGCTATCTCGTCGAGGATCAGGGTCCCGGCCCCGATCACCCCAGCCCGGAGGGGATGCATGCAAGGCTCCCCCTCGATCTCGGACACCGGGGTGGCCAGCCAGTGGCTGTTGGCGTCGCGGATGTCGTCGCATCCCAGCACCAGGCCGTGCACCGCATCACGGGAATAGGCCTCCAACCCCAGCACCCGGGCGGCAACGCTCGTCACGGTCCCAGCCACCCCGACCGCACTCGCGACGGCAGCGAAATCGATCCCGGAGCCATCCAGCAGATCACCGACGAACGCCCGGGAGGTCCTCTGCTCCTCGGACGTCGGAGGGTCGGTGTGCAGGAACCGTTCACGGAGCCGCACGGAACCGACGTTGAGGGAGACGGAGTGCAGGATCGTCCCGGCCACATCGGCCAGCACCAGCTCCGTCGAGCCACCGCCGATGTCGAGGATCAGGGTCGGCGGGGTCACATCCACCGCGCAGAGCGCCCCGGAGCTGGATAGCCGCGCCTCCTCCTGGCCCGGGATCACGTCCACCTCCACGCCCAGGCGTTCGCGCACCCCGTCGCTCAGCAGCTGCCGGTTCGTGACGTCACGCGCCGCGGAGGTGGCGACGAATCGCACCTTCCCAGCGCCATGGGCACGGATGATCTGGGCGAACTCGTCGCAGACAGCAAAGGTGCGGGCCAGGGCATCCGGATGGAACTCCCCGGTGGCGTCGACTCCCTGCCCGAGGCGCGCCAGCCGCACCTCACGCGCTAGCTCTTGGGGCGCATCGCGGCTTCCCGCCAGGACGAGCAGGCGGATTGAGTTGGTTCCGCAGTCGATGGCAGCCACCGTCATGCCGGCTCCTCACAGCAGGCATCCCCGACCCGTTCCCGCACCAGAGCCAGGGCCTCGTCCCCCAGGGGATTCACGCCGGGGCCCACCGCCAGCGAATGTCCCACGAGGACATGAAGGCATTTCACACGGGCCGGCATGCCGCCCGCGGAGACTCCCTCGATCTCCGGCACAGCCCCGAGGGCAGCCCGGTCCGCGAGGTAGGCCTCGTGGGCATTCTGGTAACGGACCGCCAGTTCCCCGTCCTCCTGGAGCCGCCGCGACATCTCAGCCATCAGCCCCGAGGCCTCCAGCGACGAGCAGGCCGCGACGTACCGAGGGTTGGTCAGGTAGTAGACGGTGGGGAAAGGCGTGCCATTGTCCAGTCTGGGAAGGGTCTTGATCACCCCGGGGTTTCCGCAGGGACAACGCCACGCGACTGCCACCACTCCGCGCGGGGTGCGCCCCAACTGGTTCTCGATCACGTCGAGGTCAGCGGCTGTGGGAGCCTCGCTCACCAGATTCCTCACTCTTCCTCTTCGGCCGGGGCATCGGCCACGGCGACCGATCCCCACATCTGCTGCCACCACATACCGCTGCTGGGCTTGTTGGGAGCCAGCGCAGTGGAGTCGCCGCCAATCGGCTTGCCGTCGGCGCCGATCACCCGGTAACCGGTCTCCCCCGGCATGACCCAGCCGAGCCGGGACCGGGCCTCCGCCTTGACGAAGGCGGGGTCCTTCCAGCGGGCCAGCTGATCCTCCAGGGTGGAGATCTCCTGCTGGCGCTGCGCGATCTGTTCTCGCAGCATCGCCGTCTCCTGCGCCTGGGCGAAGTAAACCCGCAGGCTCTGAGCCAGGGTGACGGCCAGCGCGGCCATGACGACCCCCAGGATGAGGAGCCGCCACGTCATCCCGAGCGCACGCTCGGAGGATGTGACGCGGGGCCGTTCCGCGGTGGCACGGGCGACGGCCTCCGCATCCAGCGGACGGGTCCGGGAGCGACCGCTGGAGATCCGCTCCCCCGGACGGGCCGCGGTCCGGGAACGCGGGGATCCACGTCCCGGACCGCTGCCCGTCGGCTTGCTTCTGGGATTACTCGGCATGCGACCAGTCTGACTGATGCGAGTGCCGGATCAGCCCTTGAAACGCGGGAACGCGGAGCGCCCAGCGTAGACCGCGGCGTCATCGAGGTTCTGCTCGATGCGCAGCAGCTGGTTGTACTTCGCAACCCGGTCCGTGCGGGCCGGGGCGCCGGACTTGATCTGGCCACAGCCCAGGGCGACGGCGAGGTCGGCGATGGTGACGTCCTCGGTCTCACCCGAGCGATGCGACATCATGGTGCGGTATCCGGCGCGGTGGGCCATCTCGACGGCGTCGATGGTCTCGGACAGCGAGCCGATCTGGTTGACCTTGACCAGCAGGGCGTTGGCGACACCGGAGTCGATGCCCCGGCCGAGGCGCTCCACGTTGGTGACGAACAGGTCGTCGCCCACGAGCTGCACCCGGTCACCGACACGCTCGGTCATGGCCTTCCAGCCGTCCCAGTCCTCCTCATTCAGCGGGTCCTCAATGGACACCAGCGGGTAGGCGTCGACCAGCTCAGCGTAGTAGTCGATCATCTGCTCGGCGGTCTTATCGGTGCCCTCGAACTTGTAGACGCCGTCCTTGTAGAACTCGGAGGCCGCGACATCGAGGGCCAGGGCCACCTGCTTGCCGGGCTCATACCCGGCCTTCTTGATAGCTTCGACGATCAGGTCGAGGGCCTCGCGGTTGCTGTCCAGGTTCGGGGCGAAACCGCCCTCGTCACCCAGGCCGGTGGACAGGCCGCGGTCCTTCAGCACCTTCTTCAGGGCGTGGTAGACGCCAGCGCCCATCTCGACGGCCTCGGCGAAGGACTCGGCGCCGATGGGGGCGATCATGAACTCCTGGATGTCGACGTTGGAGTCGGCGTGCGAACCACCGTTCAGGATGTTCATCATGGGCACGGGCAGGATGTGGGCGTTGGGACCGCCGACGTACTGGTACAGCGGGAGCCCAGCCTCCTCAGCTGCGGCATGCGCGACGGCCAGGGAGACGCCGAGGATCGCGTTGGCCCCGAGCTTGGCCTTGTTCGGGGTTCCGTCGAGCTCAAGCATCGCGAGATCGACGACCCGCTGCTCATCCGCGTCGTAGCCGAGGACTTCTTCGCCGATGACGTCGAGTACGTTCTTGACCGCTGTCAGGACTCCCTTGCCGCCGAAGCGCTCGCCACCGTCACGCAGCTCGACGGCTTCGAAAGCACCCGTCGAGGCGCCGGAGGGGACGATGGCGCGGCCGGCTGCGCCAGAGTCGAGGACAACCTCGACCTCGACGGTGGGGTTGCCGCGAGAGTCGAGGACTTCGCGGGCGTCGATGAACTCAATAGCTGCCATGGGGCTGCCCTTCCTTGGATGTGAAGACCTGGATGTCCTTCCCGTCAACCCTATCCAACGCACGGGCAGCGGTCACGCCTTTCTTCCGCCCCTCGCACAGGGTTGCAGATCAGCGGCGTTTGACGACCTGGGCTATCAATTCCCGGCTGCACCCGATCGCTTTCGCGAGCGCGCCATAGGACCAGCGTTTCTCATCCTCAGCGCGCAGCTGCCGGATCAGGCGGTCGCGCTCGGCACGCAGGTCGGCGGCGCGCCGCTCGGCCTCGGACGCCTGGTCGTGGAGTTCCCGGGCCCTGGCGGCCTTGAGGTCCGACACTCCCCCGGAACGACGAGTGGCGGCCCCGCCTGCGCCTGTCAGCGCGGCGTTGCCGCCACGTGTCCGGTCCCGCCTAGAAGCCACGCGAAAACTCCGAGATCAGGTTCGGCACCGCATGGTCGAATCCGGCCACGTCCAGCATGCCCGCGTCGTCCGGGTTGGCGATGCTGAACCCCGTGGAGGTCATGGCCACCACCACGAGCTTCGCCGGGATGCCGGTTGCC
The sequence above is drawn from the Arachnia rubra genome and encodes:
- a CDS encoding calcium-binding protein: MAGSLAALAGCASVSGPQTAAPPISPANVLVAGPGDATSQAPESDGTAPLVANNISEDAEQATTQLQNLINKAVQEDTGVKLDPSRTYTINHELVLTKGLKFFDGAGATIKAAIPKGDNPGNVFRFEKDASNMKLTNVVIDLKESTEKGAEVRGVLGSAISDIEISHLTILGLGYRGIDVVARDGAVKNVKILNNRIVGTVSDEVPDKQVAIGVTSGIKGVTTDPKDEYADKEAPAYDRFVEKGTIAETNPGSTNITITGNHITGAYYGIGLSGVSNSSITNNYSTENTRNLSMQDNSNNNTVEGNYFSNSFSASIHLAYGSSGNTIKGNKITTNRSQGEGLVQAYQKSQNNTFENNVIEVKEPAHPHWMFYVGPASDNNVFQGNILSGKADRAIVAVESIWDKDSTVSGNGNQLSKHAYAGRDITHPKTKVSVKYAGGRGNLTGVKFVDNVILPTGTPFYVGAEVSKGVASNPLKKGETRKPEEKLIGNITGLNISGNHLAGTGYSEYPSGLAEHKGSLPGVESASINYESKEIGQHHSTVTDQQGGNGNDRFVFDASGDKATDSGGTDTLYTAIDTTIPAGVENLQMLGSGPLKVTGNDEANAITGNSADNTLSGEGGDDILAGGEGANTLTGGAGNDTFVLDGRADGKADTLTDFASGQDKIKLPAATFGYLGDDAFTTGSATTTTRIYQQDGALFFDADGSGGLYQPVAIAKLPAGVQVQAGDLIMEKEPAK
- a CDS encoding Ppx/GppA phosphatase family protein gives rise to the protein MTVAAIDCGTNSIRLLVLAGSRDAPQELAREVRLARLGQGVDATGEFHPDALARTFAVCDEFAQIIRAHGAGKVRFVATSAARDVTNRQLLSDGVRERLGVEVDVIPGQEEARLSSSGALCAVDVTPPTLILDIGGGSTELVLADVAGTILHSVSLNVGSVRLRERFLHTDPPTSEEQRTSRAFVGDLLDGSGIDFAAVASAVGVAGTVTSVAARVLGLEAYSRDAVHGLVLGCDDIRDANSHWLATPVSEIEGEPCMHPLRAGVIGAGTLILDEIAARIPSQKILVSETDILDGIALELL
- a CDS encoding DUF501 domain-containing protein: MSEAPTAADLDVIENQLGRTPRGVVAVAWRCPCGNPGVIKTLPRLDNGTPFPTVYYLTNPRYVAACSSLEASGLMAEMSRRLQEDGELAVRYQNAHEAYLADRAALGAVPEIEGVSAGGMPARVKCLHVLVGHSLAVGPGVNPLGDEALALVRERVGDACCEEPA
- a CDS encoding FtsB family cell division protein; protein product: MPSNPRSKPTGSGPGRGSPRSRTAARPGERISSGRSRTRPLDAEAVARATAERPRVTSSERALGMTWRLLILGVVMAALAVTLAQSLRVYFAQAQETAMLREQIAQRQQEISTLEDQLARWKDPAFVKAEARSRLGWVMPGETGYRVIGADGKPIGGDSTALAPNKPSSGMWWQQMWGSVAVADAPAEEEE
- the eno gene encoding phosphopyruvate hydratase produces the protein MAAIEFIDAREVLDSRGNPTVEVEVVLDSGAAGRAIVPSGASTGAFEAVELRDGGERFGGKGVLTAVKNVLDVIGEEVLGYDADEQRVVDLAMLELDGTPNKAKLGANAILGVSLAVAHAAAEEAGLPLYQYVGGPNAHILPVPMMNILNGGSHADSNVDIQEFMIAPIGAESFAEAVEMGAGVYHALKKVLKDRGLSTGLGDEGGFAPNLDSNREALDLIVEAIKKAGYEPGKQVALALDVAASEFYKDGVYKFEGTDKTAEQMIDYYAELVDAYPLVSIEDPLNEEDWDGWKAMTERVGDRVQLVGDDLFVTNVERLGRGIDSGVANALLVKVNQIGSLSETIDAVEMAHRAGYRTMMSHRSGETEDVTIADLAVALGCGQIKSGAPARTDRVAKYNQLLRIEQNLDDAAVYAGRSAFPRFKG